Proteins encoded within one genomic window of Oryza brachyantha chromosome 7, ObraRS2, whole genome shotgun sequence:
- the LOC121055038 gene encoding putative UDP-rhamnose:rhamnosyltransferase 1, protein MATHGGAADDASAAPPPPLHVVMFPWLAFGHLIPFLELAKRLAARGHAAVTFLSTPRNAFRLAPLPPELSSRIRVVPLPLPAVDGLPVGAESTADVPPEKVELLKKAFDGLAAPFAAFLADACATAGDREEGGGGGGGGPDPFRRKPDWIVVDFSHCWVPPIADEHQVPCANFSIFSAAALSFVGPREANEAHPRTEPEDFMSPPPWIQSS, encoded by the coding sequence ATGGCAACccatggcggcgccgccgacgatgCATcagcagctcctcctcctcctctccacgtCGTGATGTTCCCGTGGCTGGCGTTCGGCCACCTCATCCCGTTCCTCGAGCTCGCcaagcggctggcggcgaggggTCACGCCGCCGTCACCTTCCTCTCCACCCCGCGGAACGCCTTCCGCCTggcgccgctcccgccggagCTGTCCTCCCGCATCCGCGTCGTGCCGCTCCCGTTGCCGGCGGTGGATGGCCTGCCGGTGGGCGCCGAGTCCACGGCCGACGTCCCGCCGGAGAAGGTGGAGCTCCTCAAGAAGGCGTTCGACGGCCTCGCCGCACCCTtcgccgccttcctcgccgacgcctgcgccaccgccggagACCGGGAAgaaggtggtggaggaggaggaggagggccaGATCCTTTCAGAAGGAAGCCCGATTGGATCGTCGTCGACTTCTCTCACTGCTGGGTCCCACCCATCGCCGACGAGCACCAGGTGCCATGCGCCAACTTCTCCATCttctccgcggcggcgctgtccTTCGTCGGCCCGAGGGAGGCGAACGAAGCGCACCCGCGCACGGAACCCGAGGACTTCAtgtccccgccgccgtggaTCCAGTCCAGCtag
- the LOC102709661 gene encoding DEAD-box ATP-dependent RNA helicase 52B, which produces MRSSWADSVANAEESAPATAVANGPVANHGNSRLPRSSYVPPHLRGHSSGAGVEAQAAPAVPAQAGTLPSAAAQPSGHPGVAGGPGWAGIVNGGGSGSVGGSRQGYGVGSGSRGGGGTGWNSRPGGWDRRDREPDPFANSDAADVDFEGENTGINFDAYEDIPVETSGHDVPPPVNTFAAIDLGDALNENIRRCKYVKPTPVQRYAIPISMAGRDLMACAQTGSGKTAAFCFPIISGIMKSRPPPRSRGSRTAYPLALILSPTRELSVQIHEEARKFAYQTGVKVVVAYGGAPINQQLRELERGVEILVATPGRLMDLLERARVSLQMIKYLALDEADRMLDMGFEPQIRKIVEQMDMPPRGERQTMLFSATFPKEIQRMASDFLADYIFLAVGRVGSSTDLIVQRVEFVLEADKRSYLMDLLHAQRANGTHGKQALTLVFVETKRGADALENWLCNNCFPATSIHGDRTQQEREYALRSFKSGATPILVATDVAARGLDIPHVAHVINFDLPNDIDDYVHRIGRTGRAGKSGLATAFFNESNTSLARSLSELMQEANQEVPQWLERYAARSSYGGGGGGRNRRSGGGARFGGRDFRRDRGSSGGGYGGGGGAYGGGGYGGGGYGGGSSYGGGGQGISSAWD; this is translated from the exons ATGCGATCTTCATGGGCTGACTCAGTTGCGAACGCCGAGGAATCGGCGCCCGCGACTGCTGTTGCTAACGGACCCGTTGCTAATCACGGCAACTCGCGCCTGCCGCGCAGCTCCTACGTTCCTCCGCACCTACGTGGCCACTCGTCTGGTGCCGGTGTCGAGGCCCAAGCAGCTCCAGCGGTGCCGGCACAAGCTGGCACGCTGCCCTCAGCTGCTGCACAGCCTTCTGGCCATCCTGGTGTGGCTGGCGGCCCTGGCTGGGCAGGCATTGTgaatggtggtggcagtggcaGCGTGGGTGGTTCTCGCCAGGGCTATGGCGTTGGTAGCGGTAgccgtggtggcggcggcactgGTTGGAACTCCCGCCCTGGGGGTTGGGACCGAAGAGACCGTGAACCAGATCCCTTTGCCAACAGTGACGCTGCAGATGTTGACTTTGAGGGTGAGAACACAGGCATCAATTTTGATGCTTACGAAGACATTCCTGTTGAGACAAGTGGCCATGATGTGCCTCCACCAGTCAACACATTTGCAGCGATTGACTTGGGCGATGCGTTGAATGAGAATATCAGAAGGTGCAAATATGTGAAGCCAACACCAGTGCAGCGTTATGCCATCCCAATCTCCATGGCAGGACGGGATCTCATGGCCTGTGCACAAACAGGGTCTGGAAAGACAGCAGCCTTTTGTTTCCCTATCATCAGTGGAATCATGAAGTCAAGGCCACCTCCCAGGTCACGGGGTTCTAGGACTGCATATCCTCTTGCACTAATCCTATCTCCCACTCGTGAGCTTTCAGTCCAA ATCCATGAAGAAGCGAGGAAGTTTGCATACCAGACTGGTGTTAAAGTAGTCGTTGCATATGGAGGAGCACCGATTAATCAGCAG ctGAGGGAGTTAGAAAGAGGTGTTGAAATCCTTGTGGCGACTCCTGGCCGTTTAATGGATTTATTGGAGAGGGCTAGAGTCTCATTACAGATGATAAAGTATTTAGCTCTTGATGAAGCTGATCGAATGCTTGATATGGGATTTGAGCCTCAGATTCGTAAAATAGTCGAGCAGATGGACATGCCTCCACGTGGAGAGAGGCAGACGATGTTGTTTAGTGCTACATTTCCAAAGGAGATACAG AGGATGGCTTCAGATTTCCTTGCTGATTACATATTTCTTGCTGTTGGGAGAGTTGGCTCAAGTACTGATTTGATTGTCCAGAGGGTTGAGTTTGTCCTTGAGGCTGACAAAAGAAGCTACCTCATGGACCTTCTTCATGCACAACGGGCAAATGGTACACATGGGAAG CAAGCTCTTACCTTGGTCTTTGTGGAGACAAAGAGGGGAGCTGATGCTCTGGAGAACTGGCTTTGTAACAATTGTTTCCCAGCAACTAGCATTCATGGAGACAGAACACAACAG GAAAGAGAATATGCACTGAGATCCTTCAAGAGTGGAGCAACTCCCATCCTCGTGGCAACTGATGTTGCTGCTCGTGGACTGGATATACCTCATGTTGCTCATGTCATTAATTTTGATCTCCCAAATGATATCGATGACTATGTCCATCGGATAGGAAGGACAGGGCGTGCAGGGAAATCTGGTCTGGCAACTGCATTTTTCAACGAGAGCAACACCTCACTGGCACGGTCACTGAGTGAGCTCATGCAGGAGGCTAACCAGGAGGTTCCTCAATGGCTTGAGAGGTATGCTGCCCGTTCATCGtatggaggtggtggtggcggcagaAACCGCAGATCAGGTGGTGGTGCTAGGTTCGGCGGTCGTGACTTCCGGCGAGACAGGGGCAGCAGTGGTGGAGGGtatggtggtggaggtggagcttATGGAGGCGGTGGCTATGGTGGTGGCGGCTATGGTGGCGGCAGCAGCTACGGTGGAGGCGGTCAAGGTATATCTAGTGCTTGGGACTGA